The following is a genomic window from Bacteroidales bacterium.
GAAGGGATCCTGAAAGCGCAGAGGGAAGGGGAGGAGATTGTCGAAAAAGCAAAAAAGGATGCTGCCCTGAAGGTGGAAGAGGCCCGGAAGGAAGCCGGGCGAATCCTTGACCAGGCCCGCCAGCAGGCCGATGAAATAAGGAAAAACGTCACCGCCGAGGTCAAACTGACCACCCATCAGGCTCTGGGATCCCTCCGGCAACAGATCATGAACCTCATCACGGCAAAGGTGGTCGACCAGCCTGTAAAAAAGGTGTTTGCCGACAGGGATTTCATCCGGGATCTGATCGCAGAGCTGGTGAAGAACTGGCCGGCCAGCGGTAAGTCGCAGGGATTGCAGGTGATGGTTCCCGAAAAGTACAAAAAGGAGGTGGATGATT
Proteins encoded in this region:
- a CDS encoding DivIVA domain-containing protein, producing the protein METKLKELTERIYEEGILKAQREGEEIVEKAKKDAALKVEEARKEAGRILDQARQQADEIRKNVTAEVKLTTHQALGSLRQQIMNLITAKVVDQPVKKVFADRDFIRDLIAELVKNWPASGKSQGLQVMVPEKYKKEVDDYFTARQRELLSGGLEIISDETSSTGFRIGPKEGNYRISFTDEDFANFIKAYLRPRTQQMLFEDNRE